In one window of Anaerolineae bacterium DNA:
- a CDS encoding ABC transporter permease, with protein MKARLLSAWRSFFIATWLGWQIESNWTDPLLFAIYSIIKPLASAAILVVMYGVITGGQFREPIFPYIYLGNAFYIYVGSVMVGISWAVIDDREHYRTLKYIYVAPVRLPFYWLGRGVARFLIGSFAVLVTLLSGVLFLHLPINPAQVNWPLFFLSWGLGIIMLAFMGLILANISLLVAHHFFLIGEAVAGALYLFSGAVFPLEVLPAWLRPLGFIMPITYWLELIRRSLLGEGVRAFPTLASFSNGELLGIMLGLSGLFGATAFLSFKACDFLARERGLIDRTTNY; from the coding sequence ATGAAGGCCCGACTGCTTTCAGCTTGGCGTTCCTTTTTTATAGCAACGTGGCTTGGCTGGCAGATAGAATCCAACTGGACAGATCCCCTGCTTTTCGCCATTTACTCCATAATCAAGCCCCTGGCCTCCGCTGCTATCCTGGTGGTAATGTATGGGGTAATAACCGGTGGCCAATTCAGAGAGCCCATCTTCCCCTACATTTACTTGGGCAACGCCTTTTACATCTACGTAGGTTCGGTTATGGTGGGAATTTCCTGGGCAGTGATAGATGATCGGGAACACTACCGCACTCTAAAGTATATCTACGTTGCTCCTGTGCGTCTTCCCTTTTACTGGCTTGGGCGCGGTGTGGCCCGCTTCCTGATAGGGTCCTTCGCTGTTCTTGTAACCCTCCTTTCTGGTGTCCTTTTCCTGCATTTGCCCATTAACCCCGCCCAAGTAAACTGGCCTCTTTTCTTCCTGTCATGGGGATTGGGCATAATAATGCTAGCTTTCATGGGGCTTATCCTGGCTAATATAAGCCTCCTTGTGGCCCATCATTTTTTCCTGATCGGCGAAGCAGTGGCGGGAGCCCTGTACCTTTTCAGCGGAGCGGTTTTCCCCTTAGAAGTTTTACCCGCCTGGCTTCGACCCTTAGGGTTCATCATGCCCATAACTTACTGGCTGGAGCTAATTCGTCGGTCTCTTCTCGGAGAAGGGGTGAGGGCTTTTCCAACCCTCGCCTCTTTCAGCAATGGTGAACTCTTGGGAATAATGCTGGGCCTTTCGGGCCTTTTTGGAGCAACAGCTTTCCTTTCCTTCAAAGCTTGTGATTTCCTGGCCCGCGAGCGCGGTCTCATTGACCGCACCACAAACTATTGA
- a CDS encoding ABC transporter permease: MRAKATGWRLFLKTVVARAYPRIIGQQREKSWLFFDVFLPMLAVSAYVFIYRAIGAPEEYVGFVVLGGAMTAFWLNVLWSMSTQFYWEKETGNLSLFIMAPAPKMAILLGMALGGMLATSLRAGTIIVIGSFLFKVHYSISSLPLLLVVFFLTLVALYGLGMMNASLFLLWGREAWHLASLAQEPIYLLSGFYFPIKSLGFWVAVVASLMPLTLGLDAMRQLLFPSGASLGFLNVYIEVAALVFLSVIFIIAARLLLDYMEKKAIREGRLLEIQR, encoded by the coding sequence GTGAGAGCTAAAGCCACAGGTTGGAGGCTTTTCCTGAAAACAGTGGTGGCCAGAGCCTATCCGAGGATTATAGGTCAGCAGAGGGAAAAATCCTGGCTTTTCTTTGATGTTTTCCTACCAATGCTGGCAGTTTCAGCTTATGTTTTCATTTACCGCGCTATCGGAGCACCGGAAGAATACGTGGGCTTTGTGGTGCTGGGCGGAGCAATGACTGCCTTCTGGCTCAATGTCCTCTGGAGCATGTCCACCCAATTTTACTGGGAAAAAGAAACGGGCAACCTCTCTCTCTTCATAATGGCTCCGGCCCCCAAGATGGCGATTCTCCTGGGGATGGCCTTGGGAGGTATGTTAGCTACATCCCTCCGGGCCGGAACGATAATTGTCATAGGAAGCTTTCTGTTCAAGGTCCATTATTCTATCTCCAGCCTCCCCCTTCTTCTGGTCGTCTTTTTCCTAACCCTTGTAGCTTTGTACGGCCTTGGGATGATGAATGCTTCCCTTTTCCTCCTGTGGGGACGAGAGGCCTGGCACCTGGCCAGCTTAGCCCAGGAGCCCATTTACCTTCTATCCGGGTTTTACTTCCCCATTAAAAGTTTAGGATTCTGGGTAGCAGTGGTGGCTTCCCTGATGCCTCTCACCCTCGGCCTTGATGCAATGCGCCAGCTTCTTTTTCCATCCGGTGCCTCTTTGGGCTTTCTAAATGTTTACATAGAAGTGGCAGCTCTCGTTTTTTTGAGCGTAATTTTCATTATAGCTGCCCGGCTGTTGCTGGATTATATGGAGAAAAAAGCCATCCGTGAAGGAAGATTGCTGGAGATCCAGCGATGA
- a CDS encoding ABC transporter ATP-binding protein encodes MHKDWAIKTENLWRIFTVQEKRQKRRKEVIALREVNLEIAKGELFGLLGPNGAGKTTLIKILTTLLAPSSGKAIVAGFDVVQEPHKIRPIINMVSGGETSGYGLLTVKENLWMFAQFYGMPTSEANRRIEELLRHVGLAEWMHVKVSQLSTGMRQKMNLVRGFLTDPEILFLDEPTLGLDVNAARQIRQFIKEWLQEHPNRTVFLTTHYMHEAEELCDRVAIIDQGRVVACDSPAALKQRLRHEALFELDITYPNDLTSDALEAIPGVRRAIFCEIDSGAKLDLVLEEDSALAGVIHKLTAHSVQVRRLTKREPTLEDVFVELVGRPFKEAEGSES; translated from the coding sequence ATGCACAAAGATTGGGCCATAAAAACTGAAAACCTGTGGCGAATCTTCACAGTGCAGGAAAAGCGCCAGAAACGCCGGAAAGAGGTCATTGCCCTAAGAGAAGTCAACCTGGAAATAGCTAAGGGCGAGCTTTTCGGCCTCCTGGGCCCCAATGGCGCCGGAAAAACTACTTTGATAAAAATCCTCACTACTCTACTGGCACCAAGTTCCGGAAAAGCAATAGTCGCAGGCTTTGATGTGGTCCAGGAGCCCCACAAGATACGCCCAATAATCAACATGGTGTCCGGAGGGGAAACCTCGGGCTACGGGCTGCTTACGGTGAAGGAGAATCTCTGGATGTTCGCTCAGTTCTACGGGATGCCTACATCCGAAGCCAACCGCCGGATTGAGGAACTCCTGCGGCATGTAGGTCTTGCTGAATGGATGCATGTTAAGGTCTCCCAGCTTTCTACCGGAATGCGCCAGAAAATGAACCTCGTCCGGGGCTTTCTTACGGACCCTGAAATCCTCTTTTTGGATGAACCAACCCTCGGGCTTGATGTAAACGCCGCGCGGCAGATCCGGCAGTTCATAAAGGAGTGGCTGCAGGAACATCCCAACCGCACTGTTTTCCTGACTACCCACTATATGCATGAGGCGGAGGAATTATGCGACCGGGTGGCTATAATTGATCAGGGCAGGGTTGTGGCCTGCGATTCTCCAGCGGCATTGAAGCAGCGCCTCCGCCATGAAGCCCTATTCGAATTGGACATAACTTACCCAAACGATTTGACCTCCGACGCACTGGAAGCTATCCCTGGCGTTCGTCGTGCCATATTCTGCGAAATTGATAGTGGGGCAAAACTGGACTTAGTTTTAGAGGAAGATTCAGCTTTAGCTGGGGTAATCCACAAATTGACCGCACACTCCGTTCAGGTGCGCCGTCTAACCAAACGGGAACCCACATTGGAGGATGTTTTTGTGGAACTTGTGGGCCGGCCCTTCAAAGAGGCGGAAGGAAGTGAGAGCTAA
- a CDS encoding tetratricopeptide repeat protein: MEKVLLRVKLLPPRLSERVLARPRLTQQLLEALNYRLTILRAGAGYGKSTALASLAGQGIPYVWYQLEREDSDPVTFLTYLAHGFRSLFPDSLELALAFLEESSGHFPLVQLVDILLDELAAKIASPHLLILDDAHFLKGSSETLSLLDRFIAHSPPDLHTILSTRYVLNLPTLVRWKAHGEVLEIHQEDLAFKPEEIGALFAQKYRLFLTSSEIAFLAERTEGWPIALQLIGKALQRHSASSLSEALKQVTGPSESLFSYLAREVLEQLEPRMQDFLLKTAVLQDLSPAICDCLREADDSASIINYLVENGLFIVSLGEGLFRYHHLFREFLYHQLSPQEAQQAHMRAARCFVQRGDEARAVHHFLAAQAWEEAAAILESLGRDMVQAGRLEVLSNWLGMLPPKVLASHPALLIYLGDIARLRSRFHEALGWYQQAEERYRLRGDNRGVGQALRGKARVYLDTVNPVQAERYLQEALRLADGQEDRESFARLLELLAENQLNLGRPEEAERLRAQARTLREEGPGEAELAIRVLLRTGRLNEARRLLEEQAERERREPILRPRAHRETLLLLSLILAFQGEPEAAYQCAVEGTKRGQLLHSPFVTAVGYMRQGHSWLIRDNPDGYSHAYRCYQEAIALGEDLAVPRLKVEAFWGLCRAHGFQGELEAALEAARQGIEIAQQAGDEWITALIRVSMGAGYVLAGEYSLALDWLTQALTAFRECSDPYGEAVARLWLSLIWWHKNDKARLRRDAEELLRLVHNHGYDYLLTKRTLLGPPDPRMVVPILLYARSSGLHPACVERLLRTMGLEKVEFHPGYQLKIQTLGPFRVWRGNKEILPLEWRREKARRLFQLLLTYRHTMLDRDQILEMLWPGLEPETAKRDFKVALSTLCKVLEPERSEGAPSAYVLRDGSHYGLRPGADIWLDVEEMEKEIACGDKLFKQDPSKALEHYQRALALYQGNYLEDCLYEAWCSEERERILILYLRTADKVVELLAQKEAWEEVLTVCRAILARDPCWEQAYRWTMLAYARTGRKAQALKTFRQCAEILQKELQVDPSPATIQLYEEIRNDRLK, encoded by the coding sequence ATGGAAAAAGTACTGCTCAGGGTAAAGTTATTGCCTCCGCGTCTATCAGAACGGGTGCTGGCCCGCCCGCGTCTTACCCAGCAACTTCTTGAAGCCTTAAATTACCGCCTAACCATCCTCCGGGCAGGAGCCGGATACGGCAAGAGCACGGCCTTAGCCAGCTTAGCCGGGCAAGGGATCCCTTACGTGTGGTATCAGTTGGAGCGAGAGGACAGCGACCCTGTAACTTTTTTAACTTACCTGGCTCACGGCTTCCGCTCCCTTTTCCCCGATAGCCTGGAGCTGGCCCTGGCTTTCCTGGAAGAAAGTAGCGGACACTTCCCCCTGGTTCAGCTTGTGGACATTTTACTGGATGAGCTGGCGGCAAAGATTGCTTCTCCTCACCTGCTCATTCTGGATGACGCCCATTTCCTTAAAGGTTCTTCAGAAACTTTAAGCCTTCTGGACCGCTTTATCGCTCATTCCCCACCAGATTTGCACACGATCCTCTCAACCCGCTATGTGCTTAACCTCCCAACCCTAGTCCGGTGGAAAGCCCATGGGGAAGTTTTAGAGATTCACCAGGAGGATTTGGCCTTTAAACCTGAGGAAATAGGGGCTCTTTTTGCTCAAAAATACAGGCTTTTTCTAACCTCTTCCGAGATTGCTTTTTTAGCGGAGCGAACGGAAGGATGGCCTATTGCACTGCAGTTAATTGGAAAGGCTCTTCAGAGGCACAGCGCTTCCAGCCTTTCCGAAGCCCTTAAGCAGGTGACTGGCCCAAGTGAAAGCCTCTTTTCATATCTGGCTCGGGAGGTTTTAGAGCAATTAGAACCGAGAATGCAGGATTTCCTCCTCAAGACGGCCGTGCTGCAGGATTTATCGCCTGCCATTTGCGATTGTTTGCGCGAGGCTGATGATAGCGCTTCTATAATAAACTACCTTGTAGAAAATGGCCTTTTTATTGTAAGTTTAGGCGAAGGGCTCTTCCGCTACCACCATTTGTTCCGGGAATTTCTTTACCACCAATTATCACCTCAGGAAGCACAACAGGCCCACATGCGAGCTGCCAGGTGCTTTGTTCAGAGGGGCGACGAAGCAAGAGCTGTCCACCACTTTCTTGCTGCCCAGGCTTGGGAGGAAGCCGCTGCGATCTTGGAAAGCCTGGGCCGAGATATGGTGCAGGCTGGGCGTCTTGAAGTCCTCTCCAATTGGCTCGGAATGCTTCCACCTAAGGTTCTGGCATCTCATCCGGCCCTGCTCATATATCTGGGAGACATCGCTCGCCTCCGAAGCCGCTTCCATGAAGCTCTCGGCTGGTATCAGCAAGCCGAAGAACGCTACCGCCTCAGAGGTGATAACAGAGGTGTTGGCCAGGCACTGCGGGGTAAAGCTCGTGTTTATCTGGACACTGTCAACCCTGTCCAGGCAGAGCGATACCTCCAAGAAGCTTTGCGCCTTGCTGATGGGCAAGAAGACCGGGAGAGCTTTGCTCGTCTTCTGGAACTCTTAGCAGAAAATCAGTTAAATCTGGGCCGTCCGGAGGAGGCTGAGCGCCTGCGAGCACAGGCTCGCACCCTTCGGGAAGAAGGACCAGGCGAAGCCGAATTAGCCATCCGGGTGCTTCTGCGCACAGGTCGGCTCAATGAAGCCCGTCGTTTGCTGGAAGAGCAGGCGGAAAGAGAGCGTCGGGAGCCTATTCTCAGACCACGGGCTCACCGGGAGACGCTGCTCCTTTTATCCCTGATTTTAGCTTTCCAAGGAGAACCTGAAGCTGCATATCAGTGCGCTGTAGAGGGCACTAAGAGAGGTCAACTTCTTCACTCCCCCTTTGTGACCGCTGTGGGGTATATGCGGCAGGGGCATTCCTGGCTTATCCGGGATAATCCGGATGGTTACTCTCATGCCTATCGCTGTTATCAGGAAGCCATCGCTTTAGGCGAAGATTTGGCAGTGCCACGCCTTAAGGTAGAAGCTTTCTGGGGCCTCTGCCGAGCTCATGGCTTTCAGGGAGAACTGGAAGCCGCTTTAGAGGCGGCCCGTCAAGGAATAGAGATCGCACAACAGGCAGGAGATGAATGGATAACGGCCCTGATCCGGGTTTCTATGGGAGCAGGATATGTCCTGGCTGGCGAATATAGCCTGGCGTTGGACTGGCTTACGCAGGCCCTCACAGCTTTCAGAGAGTGCAGTGACCCCTATGGGGAAGCCGTTGCCCGGCTTTGGCTTTCTCTCATATGGTGGCACAAAAACGACAAAGCTCGGCTGAGGCGAGATGCCGAAGAACTCCTTCGCCTGGTCCACAACCATGGCTATGATTACCTTCTCACCAAACGCACCCTCTTAGGGCCTCCTGACCCCCGCATGGTGGTTCCGATTCTGCTTTATGCCCGCAGTTCTGGTCTGCATCCTGCCTGCGTAGAGCGCCTCCTTCGGACTATGGGCTTGGAGAAGGTGGAATTCCACCCGGGATATCAGTTAAAAATCCAGACTTTGGGGCCGTTCAGAGTATGGCGGGGGAACAAGGAAATACTCCCGCTGGAATGGCGCCGTGAAAAGGCCAGAAGACTCTTTCAACTTCTCCTGACTTACCGGCACACCATGCTGGATCGGGACCAGATCCTGGAGATGCTCTGGCCCGGCTTGGAGCCTGAAACAGCTAAACGAGATTTTAAGGTAGCCTTGAGCACTCTCTGTAAGGTTTTGGAGCCCGAACGTTCAGAAGGGGCGCCTTCCGCCTATGTCCTTCGGGACGGCTCTCATTATGGGTTGAGGCCTGGTGCCGATATATGGCTGGATGTGGAGGAAATGGAAAAGGAAATAGCTTGCGGAGATAAACTCTTCAAGCAAGACCCCAGCAAAGCCCTAGAACATTACCAGCGGGCCTTAGCCCTTTATCAGGGAAATTATCTGGAGGATTGCCTTTACGAAGCCTGGTGCAGCGAAGAAAGAGAAAGAATTCTTATCCTTTACCTGCGCACTGCCGATAAAGTGGTCGAACTTTTGGCTCAGAAAGAGGCCTGGGAAGAGGTTTTAACGGTTTGTCGGGCTATATTAGCTCGTGATCCTTGCTGGGAGCAGGCCTATCGCTGGACAATGTTAGCCTACGCTCGAACAGGCCGCAAGGCTCAAGCCCTCAAAACTTTCAGACAATGCGCAGAAATACTCCAGAAAGAACTTCAGGTAGACCCTTCTCCCGCCACTATTCAGCTTTACGAAGAAATCCGCAATGACCGCCTTAAGTAA
- the fabG gene encoding 3-oxoacyl-ACP reductase FabG produces the protein MRLKDRVALITGGAMGIGQATAFRFAEEGAVVIICDVNEEAGRRTAVDLGDETRFYKVDVTDRKAVQAWVDDVVARYGRVDILVNNAGILRDALLVKYKDGQVVSQMSEEDFDRVIAVNLKGVFNCTQAVVPYMIRQGGGVILNASSVVGIDGNFGQTNYVASKAGVIGMTRVWARELGRYNIRVNAVAPGFILTDMVRQMPEKILELMKSRIPLGRLGDPRDVANAYLFLASDEASYITGAVLRVDGGIVVGT, from the coding sequence ATGCGTCTCAAAGACCGCGTTGCTCTGATTACTGGTGGAGCTATGGGCATAGGTCAGGCCACTGCTTTCCGCTTTGCCGAGGAAGGAGCGGTGGTTATCATCTGCGATGTGAATGAGGAGGCAGGCCGCCGAACAGCGGTGGATTTGGGAGATGAAACCCGTTTTTACAAAGTAGATGTTACTGACAGGAAAGCGGTTCAGGCCTGGGTAGACGACGTTGTCGCCCGATACGGCAGGGTTGATATACTTGTGAACAATGCCGGTATCCTCCGGGATGCCCTGCTGGTGAAATACAAAGATGGTCAAGTGGTAAGTCAGATGTCCGAAGAGGACTTCGATCGGGTAATTGCTGTTAACCTTAAGGGAGTTTTCAACTGTACTCAGGCCGTTGTGCCTTACATGATCCGGCAAGGCGGAGGGGTCATCCTCAATGCTTCCTCGGTTGTAGGAATAGATGGTAATTTTGGTCAAACCAATTACGTTGCTTCCAAAGCTGGTGTTATCGGGATGACCAGGGTCTGGGCCAGGGAACTGGGAAGATACAACATCCGGGTTAACGCGGTAGCACCGGGCTTTATTCTGACCGATATGGTCCGCCAGATGCCGGAAAAAATCCTGGAACTTATGAAAAGCCGTATCCCCCTGGGCCGTCTGGGCGATCCACGGGATGTTGCTAACGCCTACCTGTTCCTGGCTTCTGATGAAGCCTCTTACATAACCGGTGCTGTGCTAAGGGTAGATGGGGGAATCGTGGTAGGCACCTGA
- a CDS encoding long-chain fatty acid--CoA ligase, whose amino-acid sequence MIVGDWLGRRELLTPNKVALIDTLKGHRPITYREWSRTVNRTARFLQERFGVRKGDRVAILAHNCVEYLDLWFALGRIGGIMQTLNWRLTPYELESLLVDGRPVALVYGSEFTSQVNALRGKVPELRYYIALGEKAAPDDVAFSERESFSDHPLPEIDLDWNDPWVICYTGGTTGFPKGAVLTHLSITANAVNTIVSWGLTPDDVAILNAPLFHTGGLNVFTAPLVYIGGTSIVCKTFDPDQVFDLIRDAGVTVFFGVPTMFIMLQQHPRWEEADFSRLKIVISGGAPCPMSVFEKFWERGVNFKTGYGLTEAGPNTFWLPPEDVRRKPGSVGFPLFHIDLKIVRSDGTECGPEEVGELLIRGPHVCAGYWNNPEATAQAFRDGWLYTGDLAKRDAEGYYYIVGRIKDMFISGGENVYPAEVESVLHAHPAVAEAAVIGVPDPKWGEVGRAIVALRPGFSVTEEELIAFCRERLASYKVPKSFVFLEALPKTGAGKIDKERLKKEYGS is encoded by the coding sequence ATGATTGTTGGTGACTGGCTCGGACGCCGGGAACTACTTACCCCCAACAAGGTTGCCCTGATAGATACGCTGAAGGGCCATCGTCCCATAACTTATCGAGAATGGAGCCGAACGGTTAACCGCACCGCCCGTTTCCTTCAGGAGCGTTTTGGAGTTCGCAAAGGCGATAGAGTGGCTATCCTGGCTCACAATTGTGTGGAGTATTTAGATCTCTGGTTTGCTCTGGGCCGTATCGGTGGAATTATGCAGACTCTGAACTGGCGCCTTACCCCTTACGAGCTGGAAAGCCTGTTGGTTGATGGGAGGCCAGTAGCCCTGGTCTACGGAAGCGAATTCACCTCCCAGGTCAATGCCCTGCGGGGCAAAGTGCCTGAACTCCGTTATTACATCGCCCTCGGGGAAAAGGCAGCCCCAGATGATGTGGCCTTTTCTGAACGCGAATCCTTCTCAGACCATCCTCTTCCAGAAATAGACCTGGATTGGAATGATCCGTGGGTTATTTGCTACACCGGCGGGACCACAGGTTTTCCGAAAGGAGCTGTTCTAACTCACCTTTCCATCACAGCTAACGCCGTTAACACTATTGTCTCATGGGGTCTTACCCCCGATGATGTGGCAATCCTGAATGCTCCCCTCTTCCACACAGGTGGCCTGAACGTCTTTACCGCTCCTCTCGTTTATATCGGAGGCACTAGTATTGTCTGCAAAACCTTTGATCCCGACCAGGTGTTTGACCTAATCCGTGATGCAGGGGTGACAGTGTTCTTCGGTGTTCCTACAATGTTCATTATGCTTCAGCAGCATCCGCGATGGGAAGAAGCCGATTTTTCTCGCCTCAAAATTGTGATAAGCGGCGGCGCGCCCTGCCCGATGTCCGTATTTGAGAAGTTCTGGGAGCGAGGGGTTAATTTCAAGACAGGCTATGGCCTTACTGAGGCCGGCCCTAATACCTTCTGGCTCCCTCCGGAAGATGTCCGACGCAAGCCTGGTTCTGTGGGTTTTCCTCTCTTCCATATTGACTTGAAAATAGTGCGGAGCGATGGAACCGAATGCGGTCCAGAAGAAGTAGGAGAACTGCTCATCCGTGGGCCTCATGTCTGCGCTGGTTACTGGAATAACCCTGAAGCTACAGCTCAGGCTTTTCGGGATGGGTGGCTTTACACTGGCGACCTGGCTAAACGTGATGCTGAAGGCTATTACTACATAGTTGGGCGAATCAAGGACATGTTCATTTCCGGAGGCGAAAACGTTTATCCTGCCGAAGTTGAAAGCGTCCTCCATGCCCATCCAGCAGTAGCTGAAGCCGCAGTCATAGGAGTACCCGACCCCAAATGGGGAGAAGTGGGCCGGGCTATTGTAGCCCTTCGCCCTGGTTTCTCCGTCACTGAAGAAGAACTAATAGCTTTCTGCCGGGAGCGATTGGCCAGCTACAAAGTTCCCAAGTCTTTCGTCTTTTTGGAAGCTTTGCCCAAAACAGGAGCAGGCAAAATAGATAAGGAGCGTCTGAAAAAGGAATACGGCTCATAG
- a CDS encoding alpha/beta hydrolase — protein sequence MPRMKVNDIEVAYEVTGDGHPLVLITGVGYGRWFWHKIVPDLAKHFKVITFDNRGAGESDKPPGPYTTKMMAADTAGLLDGLGISKAYVMGHSLGGFIAQELALARPELVEKLVLASTTYGGPNVIPITPEALEVLTKRDGDPVELVHRGIKVACAPGFAERHPEIVKELLEYRLTNPVPPAQYQAQVMAGATHNAEDRISQITCPVLILFGEHDKVVPPGNAELLARKLPNARVKIIPNTGHIFPIEDPQATIRALLEFLKPDVEAG from the coding sequence ATGCCAAGGATGAAGGTGAACGACATAGAAGTTGCGTATGAAGTGACCGGGGACGGTCATCCACTGGTTTTAATTACCGGTGTTGGTTACGGACGTTGGTTCTGGCACAAGATTGTGCCTGACCTTGCAAAACATTTTAAGGTGATTACCTTCGACAACCGGGGGGCAGGCGAAAGCGATAAGCCCCCGGGCCCCTACACTACGAAGATGATGGCTGCTGACACCGCAGGGCTCCTGGATGGCCTCGGAATTAGCAAGGCTTATGTAATGGGTCACTCCCTTGGAGGGTTCATTGCCCAGGAATTAGCTTTAGCCAGGCCAGAGCTGGTAGAAAAGCTGGTTCTGGCTTCCACCACCTACGGAGGCCCCAATGTTATCCCCATTACCCCGGAAGCCCTTGAAGTTTTGACCAAGCGAGATGGTGATCCAGTAGAATTGGTCCATAGAGGAATCAAGGTAGCTTGTGCTCCTGGTTTCGCTGAGCGCCATCCAGAAATAGTCAAAGAACTCCTGGAGTACCGTCTGACCAATCCTGTGCCGCCGGCTCAGTATCAGGCTCAGGTTATGGCTGGCGCCACCCATAACGCTGAAGATCGCATTTCACAAATCACTTGTCCTGTGCTGATTCTCTTCGGCGAACATGATAAAGTGGTCCCTCCTGGCAATGCAGAGCTTCTGGCCAGAAAGCTTCCCAACGCTCGGGTGAAAATCATCCCCAATACAGGCCACATCTTTCCCATAGAAGACCCGCAAGCTACTATAAGGGCTTTACTGGAGTTCCTGAAACCCGATGTGGAGGCTGGCTAA
- a CDS encoding ketoacyl-ACP synthase III: MRHVRIVATGSYVPERVVTNEEIDEILGEKTSDWLIENVGIRQRHWMTPDQTTSDLVVEASKRALERAGIRPEDLDLIIVSTDTPDYISPSTSAVVQYKLGAVNAGCWDVNSACAGWVTALDQGARYIMTEPSMRYVLVAGGYGMSRFLDFKDKKTANLFADGAGAVVLGPSQEPGFLASQFLARGEYHDALGIYTGGTFRPCTPENLEKYGPPRVQFIKKFPRTFNTEYWPWLIQKALEKAGLTVEDVSLFLFTQLNLRTIELMMQILGQPMEKTHWIMDKWGYTGSPCVAMALDDLINQGRGPKPGDIIVFCTSGGGITMAASVWRWI; the protein is encoded by the coding sequence ATGCGTCATGTGCGTATCGTTGCCACCGGAAGTTATGTGCCTGAAAGAGTGGTAACCAACGAAGAGATAGACGAAATACTGGGCGAGAAAACCAGTGACTGGCTTATAGAAAACGTGGGCATCCGCCAGCGCCATTGGATGACCCCTGATCAAACCACTTCTGATCTGGTGGTGGAGGCTTCCAAGAGAGCACTGGAACGGGCTGGCATTCGCCCTGAAGACCTGGACCTCATTATAGTCTCCACCGACACCCCAGATTATATCTCCCCTTCCACTTCCGCGGTGGTGCAATATAAGCTGGGCGCAGTAAATGCTGGCTGCTGGGATGTAAACAGCGCTTGTGCTGGCTGGGTCACTGCCCTGGATCAGGGTGCCCGCTACATAATGACCGAACCATCAATGCGCTACGTCTTAGTAGCGGGGGGCTATGGAATGAGCCGCTTCCTGGACTTTAAAGACAAGAAAACCGCTAACCTCTTTGCCGATGGAGCTGGGGCTGTAGTGCTCGGCCCGAGTCAGGAGCCAGGGTTCCTGGCGAGCCAGTTTCTGGCCAGAGGTGAATACCATGACGCCCTGGGCATTTACACCGGTGGGACTTTCAGACCCTGTACCCCGGAAAACCTGGAAAAGTATGGCCCTCCGCGAGTCCAATTCATCAAAAAATTCCCCCGCACCTTTAACACCGAGTATTGGCCATGGCTCATCCAGAAAGCTCTGGAAAAGGCAGGCCTCACTGTAGAAGATGTGAGCCTCTTCCTCTTCACCCAGCTCAACCTGCGCACTATTGAATTGATGATGCAAATTTTGGGTCAACCGATGGAGAAAACCCACTGGATAATGGACAAATGGGGCTATACAGGCTCGCCCTGTGTGGCAATGGCGCTGGATGATTTAATCAATCAGGGGCGAGGACCCAAACCAGGAGATATCATTGTCTTCTGCACCAGCGGCGGTGGTATCACGATGGCTGCCTCTGTGTGGCGGTGGATATAA